From the Saccharobesus litoralis genome, one window contains:
- a CDS encoding cytochrome-c peroxidase yields the protein MTQELARHTEYEFEYVDGPIQPIPRRLKTNIAWVNLGKALFNSPLLSKDNTVSCASCHMVDFGGDDGVKVSTGVDSKQGTRNAPTVLNAVFNFRQFWDGRAADLAEQAAGPIHNPIEMASNWRQVITKLQQDRYFSRTFAELGVKSITEQHIVTAITFFEESLITPNSAIDRYLLGDRTALNAQQQRGYQKFINLGCVTCHQGRNIGGNFYQKLGRLEQIPASLRHDKGRALVTGEAQDKYVFKVPSLRNITDTAPYFHDGSINTLEQAVTIMAATQLGKTLSDQDVDDLVALLAAFSAPPLTVNDLGSL from the coding sequence GTGACACAGGAGTTAGCGCGCCATACCGAATATGAATTTGAGTATGTTGACGGTCCAATACAACCTATTCCTCGTCGTCTTAAAACTAATATTGCTTGGGTCAATTTAGGTAAGGCGTTATTTAATAGTCCATTACTGTCCAAGGACAATACCGTATCTTGTGCGTCGTGCCATATGGTTGATTTTGGTGGAGATGACGGGGTTAAAGTATCAACCGGAGTGGATAGCAAGCAAGGTACGCGTAATGCGCCGACCGTATTAAATGCGGTATTTAATTTTCGTCAATTTTGGGATGGTCGGGCTGCTGATTTAGCAGAGCAAGCCGCTGGGCCAATCCACAACCCTATTGAAATGGCGTCTAATTGGCGACAAGTCATTACTAAGTTGCAACAGGATCGTTATTTTTCTCGTACGTTTGCTGAACTAGGGGTTAAGTCAATAACGGAACAACACATTGTTACGGCTATTACCTTTTTTGAAGAGTCGCTAATTACCCCCAATTCAGCCATTGATCGCTATTTGTTAGGCGATCGCACAGCCTTAAATGCGCAGCAGCAACGCGGTTATCAAAAGTTTATTAACTTAGGTTGCGTGACCTGTCATCAAGGCCGCAATATTGGCGGTAATTTTTATCAAAAATTGGGGCGGTTAGAGCAGATCCCTGCAAGTTTACGCCATGATAAAGGTCGGGCATTAGTCACCGGAGAAGCGCAAGATAAGTATGTATTTAAAGTGCCGTCGCTTAGGAATATTACTGATACAGCACCTTATTTTCACGATGGTTCTATAAATACCCTAGAGCAGGCTGTGACAATCATGGCGGCGACCCAACTTGGCAAAACATTGTCAGACCAAGATGTGGATGATTTAGTCGCCTTACTTGCTGCATTTAGTGCCCCGCCTTTAACGGTAAATGATTTGGGGTCTTTGTAA
- a CDS encoding hybrid sensor histidine kinase/response regulator produces the protein MYLLKRYWLEIISLLLFTLASTFAVHNYANLTLYQRNSNLLSQLEATLPKHTTEILNISFSGTHHYDMYAQLQLEIDNLRRQLSLRNGLLKALDQYDSTTQHYVQLVTMLKTSRRIVSTGVTTQDLNEQEHAQITQISLLLLQLLNEPNALRQQNLITQLQQLNGQLRQIAKSESAHVIISHLQFINDKIMRAQELKEQISGSQINKITSNSRTQANRLVQLAQKQQLSSYFLIGLSFIGLFIATLLNKQRLLNKKTQQYKQAALVKTQFLANMSHEIRTPMTGIIGLTELCAQTNLNPQQREYIDKLHFSATALLTIINDILDFSKIESGKLPIEQVNFYHHTLIDNIAAMLGKIADEKGIELIFDIAPDIPDNLIGDPVRVNQILLNLISNAVKFTEKGHVILKVRVQERLQYHTTLKYQVIDTGIGLSEAQQAKIFERFSQADESTTRKYGGTGLGLAISQLLAGLMQGNISVQSTLGKGSTFSLTLPFQFQQNAPEIGHEQAQPQSVLQGQSLLIVEDNSITQQVVKAMADSLGLQVVVCSDVKQALQACQQQVFNFALVDWSLPVHDGLYFIEQVKQRACPPQRIVICSAYGKTYIDQYSETTQAFQYLPKPITFQSLIKALTDNSPSEVIADGSQQNASLIAPSIAKGNNTATQAIVDQEDDCQITQHKVLLVEDNEINQTICLALLADLNIQADLAVNGQEAIEKFQSHVYPLVLMDIQMPIMDGREATKILRQTYSEQQVKIVALTANVTQEEIDHYHSIGMDHHLSKPYNKDQMKQIITTCLSAVG, from the coding sequence ATGTACTTACTTAAACGGTATTGGTTAGAAATTATCAGTTTATTGTTATTTACGCTAGCCAGTACTTTTGCGGTACATAATTACGCGAATCTGACTTTGTATCAGCGCAATAGCAATTTGCTGAGTCAATTAGAAGCCACTTTACCCAAACACACGACTGAGATTTTAAATATTAGTTTTAGTGGTACCCATCACTACGATATGTACGCACAACTACAATTGGAAATTGATAATTTACGTCGACAATTGTCTTTACGAAATGGCTTACTCAAAGCGCTTGATCAATACGATAGCACAACGCAGCACTATGTGCAGTTAGTCACTATGTTGAAAACCTCAAGGCGGATTGTCTCTACTGGTGTAACAACACAAGATCTTAATGAGCAAGAACATGCGCAAATTACGCAAATTAGCTTGCTATTGTTGCAATTATTAAATGAACCTAACGCATTGCGTCAACAAAATTTAATTACTCAACTTCAGCAATTAAATGGCCAGTTACGGCAAATCGCAAAGTCGGAAAGCGCTCATGTGATTATTAGTCATTTGCAGTTTATCAATGACAAAATTATGCGTGCACAAGAGTTGAAAGAGCAAATTAGTGGTTCTCAGATCAATAAAATAACCTCAAATAGCCGAACCCAAGCCAATCGTCTTGTTCAGTTAGCACAAAAACAGCAGTTAAGTAGCTACTTTTTAATTGGCTTAAGCTTTATCGGTTTATTTATTGCGACTTTGTTGAACAAGCAGCGCTTGCTTAACAAGAAAACCCAACAATACAAACAGGCCGCGCTGGTGAAAACCCAATTTTTAGCCAACATGTCGCACGAAATTAGAACGCCGATGACAGGAATTATTGGCTTAACTGAGCTTTGCGCTCAAACCAATTTAAACCCTCAGCAACGTGAATATATTGATAAACTGCATTTTTCTGCCACCGCGCTGCTAACCATCATTAATGACATTTTGGATTTTTCTAAGATTGAGTCAGGTAAATTACCGATAGAGCAAGTTAACTTTTATCATCACACACTGATAGATAATATTGCTGCTATGTTGGGCAAAATAGCAGACGAAAAAGGCATTGAACTGATATTTGATATTGCTCCCGACATTCCTGACAACTTGATTGGCGATCCTGTCAGAGTGAATCAAATCCTACTGAATTTGATATCCAATGCCGTTAAATTTACTGAAAAAGGCCATGTTATTTTAAAAGTGCGGGTACAAGAGCGATTGCAGTACCATACAACACTTAAATACCAAGTTATTGATACGGGTATTGGTTTGAGCGAAGCCCAGCAAGCCAAAATATTTGAGCGTTTTAGTCAGGCTGATGAATCGACCACGCGCAAGTACGGTGGCACAGGACTCGGATTGGCGATCAGTCAATTATTGGCGGGACTCATGCAAGGCAACATTAGCGTGCAAAGCACTTTAGGTAAAGGCAGTACTTTCAGTTTAACTCTGCCGTTTCAATTTCAACAAAACGCACCAGAAATTGGCCATGAGCAGGCCCAACCTCAGTCTGTGTTGCAAGGCCAATCACTGTTGATTGTTGAAGATAACAGCATTACTCAGCAAGTAGTCAAGGCAATGGCTGACTCGTTAGGCTTGCAGGTGGTTGTTTGCTCGGACGTTAAACAAGCGTTACAGGCTTGCCAGCAACAAGTATTTAATTTTGCGCTGGTGGATTGGAGCTTACCTGTACATGATGGTTTATATTTCATTGAGCAGGTAAAACAACGTGCCTGCCCACCACAACGTATTGTTATTTGTAGCGCCTACGGTAAAACCTATATTGATCAATATTCAGAGACGACACAGGCGTTTCAATACTTACCTAAGCCAATTACATTTCAGTCTTTAATTAAGGCGTTAACGGACAATAGTCCATCAGAGGTTATAGCGGACGGTTCGCAGCAGAATGCGTCACTTATTGCGCCATCGATTGCAAAGGGCAATAACACTGCAACTCAGGCTATAGTTGATCAGGAAGACGATTGTCAAATAACTCAGCATAAGGTGTTATTAGTTGAAGACAATGAGATCAACCAAACCATTTGTTTAGCCTTGTTGGCTGATTTAAATATTCAAGCTGACTTAGCGGTTAACGGCCAAGAAGCGATTGAAAAATTCCAATCGCATGTTTACCCATTGGTGCTAATGGATATTCAAATGCCGATTATGGATGGCCGCGAAGCAACTAAAATATTGCGCCAAACTTACAGCGAACAACAAGTGAAAATTGTGGCATTGACTGCCAATGTCACTCAAGAGGAAATAGATCATTACCATAGCATTGGTATGGATCATCATTTGTCTAAGCCCTACAACAAAGACCAAATGAAGCAAATTATTACCACTTGTTTAAGCGCTGTTGGTTAA